A stretch of Aythya fuligula isolate bAytFul2 chromosome 1, bAytFul2.pri, whole genome shotgun sequence DNA encodes these proteins:
- the GPR22 gene encoding G-protein coupled receptor 22 produces the protein MCFSPILEVNMQSESNITVRDAIDDIDTNMYRPLSYALSFQVSLTGFLMLEIVLGLGSNLTVLVLYCMKSNLINSVSNIITMNLHVLDVIICVGCIPLTIVILLLSLESNTALICCFHEACVSFASVSTAINVFAITLDRYDISVKPANRILTMGRAVILMTSIWIISLFSFLIPFIEVNFFSLQSVSTWENKTLLCVSANEYHTELGMYYHLLVQIPIFFFTVIVMLITYTKILQALNIRIGTRFTTGQKKKARKKKTISLTTQHETTDVSQSSAGRNVVFGVRTSVSVIIALRRAVKRHRERRERQKRVFRMSLLIISTFLLCWTPISVLNTTILCLGPSDLLVKLRLCFLVMAYGTTIFHPLLYAFTRQKFQKVLKSKMKKRVVSIVEADPMPNNAVIHNSWIEPKRNKKITFEDNEVRQKCLVPQVVTD, from the coding sequence ATGTGTTTCTCCCCCATTCTGGAGGTCAACATGCAGTCTGAATCTAACATTACAGTTCGAGATGCCATTGATGACATCGACACCAACATGTACCGACCACTGTCATATGCATTAAGCTTTCAAGTTTCTCTCACTGGATTTTTGATGTTAGAAATTGTTTTGGGACTTGGCAGCAACCTCACCGTGCTGGTACTTTACTGTATGAAATCCAACTTAATCAATTCTGTCAGTAACATAATTACAATGAACCTTCATGTACTTGATGTAATAATTTGTGTGGGATGTATTCCTCTAACTATAGTTATCCTTCTGCTTTCACTGGAGAGTAACACTGCTCTAATCTGCTGCTTCCATGAGGCTTGTGTCTCTTTTGCAAGCGTTTCAACTGCAATCAATGTCTTTGCTATCACTCTGGACCGATACGATATCTCTGTCAAGCCTGCCAATCGAATTCTGACCATGGGAAGGGCTGTGATATTAATGACATCAATCTGGATCATCTCACTCTTCTCCTTCCTGATTCCTTTCATTGAGGTCAATTTTTTCAGCCTCCAAAGCGTGAGCACTTGGGAAAACAAGACGCTTTTGTGCGTCAGTGCGAACGAATACCACACGGAGCTGGGGATGTACTACCACCTCCTCGTGCAGATCCCAATCTTCTTCTTCACCGTTATAGTAATGCTCATCACCTACACCAAAATACTCCAGGCTCTGAATATCCGGATTGGCACGAGATTTACCACAggacaaaagaagaaagctcGGAAGAAAAAAACTATCTCTTTGACCACTCAACACGAGACAACCGACGTCTCACAGAGCAGCGCGGGGAGAAATGTGGTCTTTGGTGTAAGGACTTCTGTGTCGGTCATCATCGCCCTGCGCCGAGCCGTGAAACGGCACCGGGAGCGACGAGAGCGGCAAAAGAGAGTCTTCAGGATGTCCCTCTTGATTATTTCAaccttcctgctctgctggacACCCATCTCTGTTTTAAACACCACAATCTTGTGTTTGGGCCCAAGTGACCTTTTGGTTAAGTTGCGGTTGTGTTTCCTAGTGATGGCGTACGGGACGACTATATTTCACCCTCTCCTTTATGCATTCACCAGGCAAAAGTTTCAGAAAGTTCTGAAAAGTAAGATGAAAAAACGAGTTGTTTCAATAGTGGAAGCGGACCCCATGCCAAATAACGCGGTAATACACAACTCATGGATAGAGcctaaaaggaacaaaaagattACCTTTGAAGACAACGAAGTAAGGCAGAAATGTTTAGTACCTCAGGTTGTCACTGACTAG